From a single Lewinella sp. LCG006 genomic region:
- a CDS encoding (2Fe-2S)-binding protein yields the protein MPSYSLRVNGKVHQVEVAEDTPVLWVLRDHIKLLGTKYGCGIGQCGACTIHLDGLAMRSCSVPVSAVGSQELTTIEGLSEKGNHPVQQAWIEHDVPQCGYCQAGQIMNAAALLADTPNPSDQEIAARMNGNICRCGTYTRIQKAIKTAAEKMS from the coding sequence ATGCCAAGCTATAGTCTCCGTGTCAACGGGAAAGTTCACCAGGTGGAGGTTGCCGAAGATACCCCCGTGCTTTGGGTGCTCCGAGATCATATTAAATTATTAGGTACAAAATACGGTTGCGGCATCGGCCAGTGCGGCGCTTGCACCATCCATCTCGATGGACTGGCCATGCGTTCCTGCTCCGTGCCTGTTTCCGCCGTTGGTAGTCAGGAGCTTACCACCATCGAAGGGCTTTCCGAAAAGGGCAATCACCCGGTTCAGCAAGCCTGGATCGAGCACGATGTACCCCAGTGTGGCTACTGCCAGGCCGGACAAATCATGAATGCCGCCGCCTTGCTGGCCGATACGCCCAATCCCAGCGACCAGGAAATCGCCGCTCGGATGAATGGCAACATTTGCCGCTGCGGCACCTATACCCGCATCCAGAAAGCCATCAAGACGGCTGCTGAAAAAATGAGCTAA
- a CDS encoding molybdopterin cofactor-binding domain-containing protein: protein MKVKTQHNRRSFLKVSAAAGGGLVLGFSWLAGCTPAESEIAEEVARQMPDNWFDINGFLKIGDNGLVTIMSPNPEIGQNVKTAMPMIVAEELDVAWEDVIVEQAGLDTNKFTRQLAGGSQSIRHGWQSLRMAGATARHLLLVAAADKWQVPVEELTTDKGLITHAATGQSIGYGEIASAAVGMEVPEEIALKDPADFKIIGKRTKNVDGPKIVKGEPLFGLDVEREGMLTAMIIHPPAFGMKLKGYDASTVSSMPGIRKVFTINFDKEGVEKQWSDTNAFPELVAIVGETTWQVMKAKKALQVEWEQDSFPENSIELQQALEALMETAPKEAARKDGDPVGAFAGAAKVIEATYTAPFLAHNTMEPMNFFAHVTADHAELEGPIQTPEFLRPTVAAMVGLPEEKVSIMMTRMGGGFGRRLYGHFGTEAALISKEMEAPVKLVYTREDDMTQGTYRPDYQVLYRAALNEENQLIGFHVRGAGTDGSPVFANRFPAGAVDNYLAENLEKTSNISTGAWRAPRSNFIAGAEQAFLDEVAEAAGKDPIEFRLELFDRAAKQPVGKDNDYEAERYAGVLKLVKEKAGWGTERAGVYRGVAAYYCHNSYVAQVVDVVMEKDRPKVDKVWCAVDCGIVVNPEGAINQIEGGIIDGIGHAMYSAITFENGQPQQSNFDKYRLIRHNEAPREIEVFFVENGIDPTGLGEPSLPPVIGALANALAKATGQRLYHQPFEVNAQEVLG, encoded by the coding sequence ATGAAAGTTAAAACACAACATAATCGCCGGTCCTTTCTCAAAGTGTCGGCTGCTGCTGGTGGTGGCTTAGTACTCGGTTTCAGCTGGCTGGCCGGCTGTACGCCCGCCGAATCTGAGATCGCCGAAGAGGTCGCCCGCCAAATGCCAGATAACTGGTTTGATATCAATGGCTTCCTCAAAATTGGCGACAACGGCCTGGTCACCATCATGTCACCCAACCCAGAGATCGGACAAAATGTAAAAACGGCCATGCCCATGATCGTCGCCGAAGAGCTCGATGTAGCCTGGGAAGATGTCATCGTAGAGCAAGCCGGCCTCGATACCAATAAGTTTACCCGTCAGCTGGCGGGTGGTAGCCAGTCGATTCGGCATGGTTGGCAAAGCTTGCGCATGGCTGGTGCTACGGCCCGCCATCTTTTGCTCGTCGCTGCTGCCGACAAATGGCAGGTGCCCGTCGAAGAACTGACCACCGACAAGGGCCTGATCACCCACGCCGCCACGGGCCAGTCCATCGGTTACGGCGAGATTGCCTCTGCGGCTGTAGGCATGGAAGTTCCTGAAGAAATAGCCCTCAAAGACCCTGCTGATTTCAAGATCATCGGCAAAAGAACCAAGAACGTCGACGGCCCCAAAATCGTCAAGGGCGAGCCCCTCTTCGGCCTCGATGTTGAGCGCGAAGGCATGCTCACGGCGATGATCATCCACCCGCCCGCTTTTGGCATGAAACTCAAGGGTTATGACGCCAGCACCGTCAGCAGTATGCCCGGTATTCGCAAGGTGTTTACCATCAACTTCGACAAAGAAGGCGTCGAAAAACAGTGGTCAGATACCAATGCTTTTCCCGAATTAGTAGCCATTGTGGGCGAAACAACCTGGCAGGTCATGAAAGCCAAAAAGGCACTCCAGGTAGAGTGGGAGCAAGACAGCTTCCCGGAAAACAGCATAGAACTGCAGCAAGCCCTGGAGGCCCTGATGGAAACGGCACCCAAGGAGGCCGCGCGCAAAGATGGTGATCCCGTAGGGGCTTTCGCCGGGGCGGCCAAAGTGATTGAGGCAACCTACACGGCCCCTTTCCTTGCGCACAACACCATGGAGCCGATGAACTTCTTTGCGCACGTCACCGCCGACCACGCCGAACTGGAAGGTCCTATCCAGACGCCCGAGTTTCTGCGGCCTACGGTAGCCGCCATGGTAGGTTTGCCCGAAGAGAAAGTCTCCATCATGATGACCCGCATGGGGGGCGGTTTCGGTCGCCGACTCTACGGTCATTTCGGTACCGAAGCGGCCCTGATCTCCAAGGAGATGGAGGCTCCTGTAAAACTGGTCTACACCCGCGAGGATGATATGACACAAGGTACTTATCGCCCTGATTATCAGGTCTTGTACCGGGCAGCCCTCAATGAAGAGAACCAGCTCATTGGCTTCCACGTACGCGGCGCAGGCACCGATGGTAGCCCCGTTTTTGCCAACCGCTTCCCCGCCGGAGCGGTCGATAATTACCTGGCCGAAAACCTGGAAAAAACGTCCAATATCTCCACCGGCGCCTGGCGTGCACCACGGTCCAATTTCATCGCGGGTGCCGAACAGGCTTTCCTTGATGAGGTGGCCGAAGCAGCGGGCAAAGATCCCATCGAATTCCGCCTGGAACTCTTTGATCGTGCCGCTAAACAACCCGTAGGCAAGGACAACGACTACGAAGCCGAGCGCTACGCCGGCGTCCTGAAGTTGGTCAAGGAAAAAGCTGGCTGGGGTACCGAACGCGCTGGTGTATACCGGGGCGTGGCGGCGTACTACTGCCACAACTCCTACGTCGCACAGGTGGTAGATGTGGTCATGGAGAAGGATCGCCCCAAGGTCGACAAGGTTTGGTGTGCCGTCGACTGTGGCATCGTAGTCAACCCCGAGGGAGCTATCAATCAGATCGAAGGCGGCATCATCGACGGCATCGGTCACGCCATGTACAGTGCCATCACCTTTGAAAATGGTCAGCCCCAGCAAAGCAACTTCGACAAGTATCGCCTGATTCGCCACAACGAAGCCCCTCGCGAAATTGAGGTCTTCTTCGTCGAAAACGGCATCGATCCCACGGGCCTTGGTGAGCCTTCCTTGCCACCCGTGATCGGCGCCCTGGCCAATGCCCTGGCCAAAGCTACCGGGCAGCGCTTGTACCACCAGCCCTTTGAGGTGAACGCCCAGGAAGTGCTGGGATAA
- the sppA gene encoding signal peptide peptidase SppA yields the protein MRQFFKFLFASCLGTLIALFVIFFIVAGSISALASKADQEAPVSANSVLHLKLNMPVPELMDNVETASFELDPERALGLRDIIKAIEKAKNDDKIKGIFIEPEMPVASFTTLRAIRAALADFRTSGKFIYAYAPYYAQGGYYLSSVADKVTLAPLGVVDWRGFAAQYPFFKDVLDRIGVDYEVFFAGRYKSASEPYRRNNMSEASKEQTRAFLEEMYRLMLEDVSESRELSTGVLDQLAATYAGIDPDAALSSGLVDQVIYREELMNQLREQIGLDNNDEINFVKLSSYYNPMLEEINSGGGKIALLMAEGVIVDGKGQVAQVGDKTYVKLIQELKDDDNVKAVVLRVNSPGGSAMASDHIWQALMELKASGKPLVVSMGAVAASGGYYIAAPADHILAEPSTITGSIGVVSAIPQFQELLKQKIGIHFDSVKTGPFAAGINPAFDMSEGEKALLRARTQKMYETFLSRVSTGRKMPLADVDSVAQGRVWVGTTAKEIGLVDELGNLDDAITKAAALASLDEYHTTTYPTPQHPWERFVNDLINPQDAMQKIAIKEQLGSFYPYYRYLKEMSDGQGMQMRLPFMMEEGF from the coding sequence ATGCGTCAATTTTTCAAGTTTCTTTTCGCTTCTTGCCTGGGCACTCTCATTGCCCTATTCGTCATCTTCTTTATCGTGGCAGGTAGCATCAGTGCCTTGGCCAGTAAAGCAGATCAGGAAGCCCCCGTCAGTGCAAATTCTGTCTTGCACCTCAAACTGAATATGCCCGTCCCTGAATTGATGGACAACGTAGAAACCGCAAGTTTTGAGCTTGACCCCGAACGTGCACTTGGCCTACGCGACATCATTAAAGCCATCGAAAAGGCGAAAAATGACGACAAAATCAAAGGCATCTTCATCGAACCCGAAATGCCCGTAGCCAGCTTTACTACGCTACGTGCTATCCGGGCTGCTTTAGCCGATTTCCGCACCAGCGGTAAATTTATTTATGCCTATGCTCCTTACTATGCACAAGGAGGTTACTACCTTTCATCAGTGGCCGACAAGGTTACCTTAGCACCATTAGGAGTCGTTGACTGGCGAGGTTTTGCTGCACAATACCCGTTTTTCAAAGATGTACTCGACCGAATCGGTGTGGACTACGAGGTATTTTTTGCGGGCCGCTACAAAAGCGCTTCCGAACCCTATCGCCGCAACAACATGTCGGAGGCTAGCAAGGAACAAACCCGCGCTTTCCTCGAAGAAATGTACCGCCTCATGCTCGAAGATGTGAGCGAATCCAGGGAACTTTCTACAGGCGTCCTTGATCAACTGGCAGCTACCTACGCTGGTATCGATCCCGATGCAGCCCTCAGCAGTGGATTGGTAGATCAGGTGATATACCGGGAAGAACTTATGAACCAACTGCGCGAACAAATCGGCCTCGACAATAATGATGAGATCAACTTTGTAAAGCTGAGCAGCTACTACAATCCCATGCTGGAGGAAATAAATTCGGGTGGTGGGAAAATCGCCCTACTCATGGCCGAAGGAGTGATCGTCGATGGTAAAGGCCAGGTTGCACAGGTGGGAGACAAAACTTACGTAAAACTTATCCAGGAACTCAAAGACGACGACAATGTGAAAGCCGTCGTACTGCGCGTCAACTCTCCCGGCGGCAGTGCCATGGCCTCCGACCACATCTGGCAAGCCCTTATGGAGCTCAAAGCCAGCGGCAAACCGCTAGTGGTTTCTATGGGCGCTGTGGCCGCTTCAGGTGGCTACTATATTGCAGCGCCTGCCGATCATATCCTCGCCGAACCCAGCACCATTACCGGAAGTATTGGTGTTGTGAGTGCAATTCCACAGTTTCAGGAATTGCTTAAACAGAAAATTGGCATCCACTTCGACAGTGTCAAAACAGGCCCCTTCGCCGCAGGTATCAACCCCGCTTTCGATATGTCGGAAGGTGAAAAAGCCCTCCTGCGCGCTCGCACCCAAAAGATGTACGAAACCTTCCTCAGCAGAGTAAGTACTGGCCGCAAAATGCCCCTTGCCGATGTGGATAGCGTGGCCCAAGGCCGCGTATGGGTAGGCACCACCGCTAAAGAAATTGGCTTGGTAGATGAGCTCGGTAACCTCGACGATGCCATCACCAAAGCAGCAGCATTGGCGAGCCTGGATGAGTATCACACCACCACCTACCCTACTCCCCAACACCCCTGGGAACGATTCGTCAATGACCTCATCAATCCCCAGGATGCTATGCAAAAAATAGCCATCAAGGAACAGCTAGGCAGCTTCTACCCTTACTACCGTTACCTAAAGGAAATGTCTGATGGCCAGGGTATGCAGATGCGCTTGCCCTTTATGATGGAGGAAGGATTTTGA
- a CDS encoding AAA family ATPase: MHHQFLLMITGLPGTGKTTFAMALAAHLDFPHFNSDMLRAELGRKGRYDAESKQFIYNSLLERVAQALKAGKSVIVDATFYKEQLRRTFEEMGAAFEVPVIWIELHAAEHHIKERVAQDRPYSEADYEVYLQVKESYEPLAKTHLSFWTDQLTISEMIVQTEAYLSEI; this comes from the coding sequence ATGCACCACCAATTCCTGCTCATGATTACCGGTTTACCCGGCACTGGTAAAACAACTTTTGCCATGGCCCTGGCAGCGCACCTCGACTTCCCTCATTTCAACAGCGACATGCTGCGCGCGGAGCTGGGGAGAAAGGGGCGTTATGATGCTGAAAGCAAGCAATTCATTTACAACAGCTTGTTGGAGCGAGTGGCGCAAGCGCTAAAGGCAGGTAAGTCCGTCATTGTTGATGCTACTTTTTATAAAGAACAGTTGCGCCGTACTTTCGAGGAGATGGGAGCTGCCTTCGAGGTGCCCGTGATCTGGATTGAATTGCACGCCGCTGAACACCACATCAAGGAACGTGTGGCCCAGGATCGCCCTTACAGCGAAGCGGATTACGAAGTGTACCTGCAAGTGAAAGAAAGCTATGAGCCGCTAGCTAAAACCCATTTGAGTTTCTGGACCGACCAGCTGACGATCTCGGAGATGATAGTGCAGACGGAGGCTTATTTAAGTGAGATTTAG
- a CDS encoding enoyl-CoA hydratase/isomerase family protein — MSYQNLLVTEEGPFLTVTINREKALNALNQQTMSDLAQFFGEDLPKRSGVLGVILTGAGDRAFVAGADIKEFTSLEGEGGANMAQRGQDVFFLIERSQVPVVAAIQGFALGGGCELAMACHLRIAGEKARFGQPEVNLGIIPGYGGTQRLIQYIGKTKATELMMTGDMLGAEDALGLGLVNYVVAPGEEVAKAKELLQKIATKGPRAIAQVIEAINAYFQYDTDGFANEVAGFGKVTQTEDFKEGAQAFVEKRAANFTGK, encoded by the coding sequence ATGTCCTACCAAAATCTGCTGGTGACCGAAGAGGGGCCTTTCCTTACCGTTACGATTAACCGCGAGAAGGCGCTCAATGCCTTGAACCAACAAACGATGAGTGATTTGGCGCAGTTTTTCGGAGAGGACCTGCCCAAGCGTTCGGGTGTTCTTGGGGTCATCCTTACCGGAGCTGGCGACCGTGCCTTTGTAGCGGGGGCCGATATTAAAGAATTTACGAGTCTGGAAGGAGAAGGCGGTGCAAATATGGCCCAGCGTGGACAAGATGTCTTTTTTCTGATTGAGCGTTCACAGGTGCCGGTCGTTGCGGCTATCCAGGGTTTTGCTTTGGGGGGCGGTTGCGAATTGGCCATGGCCTGCCACTTGCGTATCGCTGGAGAGAAAGCCCGTTTTGGGCAGCCGGAAGTTAACCTTGGCATTATCCCCGGTTACGGAGGTACTCAGCGACTGATCCAGTATATCGGTAAAACCAAAGCTACCGAGCTGATGATGACAGGCGATATGCTCGGCGCGGAAGATGCCTTAGGCCTGGGCTTGGTGAACTACGTAGTAGCACCCGGTGAGGAGGTTGCTAAGGCCAAGGAGCTACTCCAAAAGATTGCCACCAAAGGCCCGCGTGCTATCGCTCAGGTGATTGAAGCCATCAACGCCTATTTTCAGTACGATACTGATGGCTTCGCCAATGAGGTAGCTGGTTTCGGCAAGGTCACCCAGACCGAAGATTTCAAGGAGGGTGCCCAGGCTTTTGTAGAGAAGCGGGCGGCTAATTTTACGGGGAAGTAG
- a CDS encoding porin family protein: MKKNFILLTLLCLSALGTVYGQARFGLKGGLTLANVNFSGDDVALETDMKTTFHVGPVAEFGVAPYVKINTGLLLTGRGYGYGFEILGTSVDIDNTIWYLQIPVNILYEADLFYFSAGPYFAFGVGGNADDGEEKTDIEFGNTEDDELSPSDVGLNVELGVNLPNLRLGVGYGLGLSNNIPKDLQSGDAKVTNNAINVSATYFFGGY; the protein is encoded by the coding sequence ATGAAAAAGAATTTCATCTTGCTAACCCTATTGTGCCTTAGTGCCTTAGGCACTGTTTACGGACAAGCACGATTTGGCCTTAAAGGCGGCCTGACGCTCGCTAATGTCAACTTTTCTGGCGATGATGTAGCATTGGAGACCGACATGAAAACCACTTTTCACGTAGGTCCGGTCGCGGAATTTGGCGTAGCACCTTACGTGAAAATCAATACCGGACTGCTACTCACCGGGCGAGGTTATGGCTACGGTTTTGAAATATTAGGAACCAGTGTAGACATTGACAATACGATTTGGTACTTACAAATTCCCGTAAATATTCTCTACGAAGCCGACTTGTTTTACTTCTCCGCCGGGCCTTATTTTGCCTTTGGTGTAGGTGGAAATGCCGATGATGGGGAAGAAAAAACAGACATTGAATTTGGAAACACTGAAGACGATGAGCTTAGCCCTTCGGATGTCGGCCTGAATGTAGAGTTGGGCGTTAATCTTCCCAACTTGCGCTTGGGCGTAGGGTATGGCTTAGGACTGTCCAATAACATCCCCAAAGATCTACAAAGTGGTGATGCCAAAGTGACCAACAATGCCATCAATGTTAGTGCTACCTACTTTTTCGGTGGTTATTAA
- a CDS encoding phosphatase PAP2 family protein — translation MKHLFFFLLFCGMVDGHAQSLSVFPEPSPRRIDLLKIDGRNAVGSVLHAYSGPARWKKKEWLLAGGIAVGTYGLFLLDEEVNPIFTNQHDNIPKTVRDLAFYFGKPQYNYGLTAAVYGLGILTKNEKIRKTGILLIASATTAGLIQSVSKTTVGRARPSTGIGNKSFDFFNSTPDYHSFPSGHAILSFTTAHALARSVRSPWLKVGIYGLGSITPISRLWTNAHWLSDIGLSLAISIVSVDSVFNYLQRSGDYEQKGLTPGITWRLHAGPSSLGLVGTF, via the coding sequence GTGAAGCACCTTTTCTTCTTCCTCTTATTTTGTGGAATGGTTGATGGTCATGCTCAGTCGCTGAGTGTTTTCCCCGAACCTTCTCCCCGCCGCATCGACCTCCTCAAAATCGACGGTCGCAATGCCGTCGGTAGCGTCTTGCACGCTTATTCAGGTCCCGCCCGATGGAAAAAGAAAGAATGGCTGCTGGCCGGCGGCATTGCGGTAGGCACTTACGGCCTTTTCCTCCTGGATGAAGAGGTCAACCCCATTTTTACCAATCAGCACGATAACATTCCCAAAACCGTTCGCGATCTGGCTTTTTATTTTGGCAAACCACAGTACAACTATGGCCTCACGGCCGCCGTGTACGGCCTGGGTATACTCACCAAGAATGAAAAAATCCGCAAAACAGGTATCTTATTGATTGCTTCGGCTACTACGGCAGGGCTCATCCAGTCGGTCAGTAAAACAACTGTCGGTCGCGCGCGTCCCAGCACCGGCATTGGTAACAAAAGCTTCGATTTTTTCAACAGCACACCTGATTACCATTCCTTCCCCTCCGGGCATGCCATCCTTTCGTTTACCACCGCCCACGCACTGGCCCGCAGTGTCCGAAGCCCCTGGCTGAAAGTGGGCATCTACGGCCTCGGTTCCATCACCCCCATCTCTCGCTTGTGGACCAACGCCCACTGGCTGTCCGACATTGGCCTGAGCCTGGCTATCAGCATTGTTTCCGTCGACAGCGTCTTCAACTACCTACAGCGCAGCGGCGATTATGAGCAGAAAGGGCTCACCCCTGGTATCACCTGGCGACTCCATGCTGGGCCTTCGTCCCTTGGTTTGGTGGGCACTTTTTGA
- a CDS encoding T9SS type A sorting domain-containing protein encodes MKNYLIVGLLFLPFLLFNQVDWLQIGQPRGAVIDEILAGPDSYTYLKTVNSRLYRSGDDGGTWEELMLPPSSNYISYWTVGADSNLYLFLSGVLYRMDSESTDWTSIEMPDVLFSFSSIVVFSDGGIMLVATNGRMYYRDPSTSDWEMKYSNSIFQPGVQFVMGNDGYYFLYGVIKIWRFSLAGDPVVELALPSNGEILDDVEVGPDGDLWFFANYHLYRSENNGDDWEEVSVEGTGTPNRVGFGQDDVVYVYWFRNPILHSSSDDGANWELAIDLSTETDTGLIPVPLASGAELFYQTDCKSTIIRTTDGGLTHENIFYNIRQSKIIGLSGRATERLYVKSCGIGFQFTEDNGLDWERIKINNQQAQVLSVGPNNELLASDYANNYYVSVDEGQSWQEIFIPSTAEFYLDKGYFFPNNTIVMGGEFGDIFYSLDGAEGEIQRYYPPDYLGEIYYHPEDYLFTLNSEASLGTRMERIDMNTNSGGLLENLPFDNFLPIQLVITPQGTIYYLGKSSLGTPVTKIFRSDDLGDSFYEVFSLPTDPFQFNLQSYSLMLDPIGNIYLFTGTEIILSTDQGISWQTYLSDLPGQGSEGGIYIDADNYLYLLRSAGQIYRSAVPLVALGEVSGTLWNDRNEDCLTQEANEPFLSSWLVAATGNTWTFYTSTNNNGAYRLSLPEGSFTLGPVVNHPLYSACLADASVEVVIDEAIALDFPVEPTLLCPLITANVSVPLLRRCFDNIYTVRVCNEGTQVADDTHISITLDEFFVYQTSTLDPVEVGGQTYTFALGDLPSGTCTTFNLTVNLSCEAELGQEHCVSWSTTPDNECAPAYLSPVSVECQHNIGSYDPNDKRAFVNGYETIDFLVPDAERLTYHIRFQNTGTDTAFTVLIEDKLPSELDVTTFHLENSSHPCEVNIVPGDAVDTHKLNFLFRNILLPDSTTNEPASHGFVRFSMAPKAGLTLGEDINNFADIFFDFNEPIRTNTVALEYNYPSSVSTSPRSKPVVYVYPNPTTGRINLTLADDVLLPLTVVCYNTQGQALNHHTLSEKNTILDLSGWSPGLYFLQIMAKEGQLQTVKVVVD; translated from the coding sequence ATGAAGAATTACTTAATCGTTGGACTCTTGTTTTTGCCTTTTTTACTTTTCAATCAGGTAGATTGGTTGCAAATTGGTCAGCCGCGAGGCGCAGTGATCGACGAAATATTGGCGGGGCCTGATAGCTATACTTACCTAAAGACGGTGAATAGTCGCCTTTACCGATCTGGCGATGATGGAGGAACGTGGGAAGAGCTGATGTTACCTCCATCCAGTAATTATATCTCCTATTGGACTGTAGGCGCCGATAGTAACCTCTACCTTTTTCTTAGTGGGGTTTTGTATCGAATGGATTCGGAGTCTACCGATTGGACATCCATTGAGATGCCTGATGTTCTCTTTTCATTTTCTTCCATCGTTGTTTTTTCAGATGGAGGAATTATGCTCGTGGCCACCAATGGAAGAATGTATTATCGTGACCCCTCAACTAGTGATTGGGAAATGAAATACAGTAATAGTATTTTTCAACCGGGCGTCCAATTTGTGATGGGAAATGATGGCTATTATTTCCTTTATGGAGTAATTAAGATATGGCGTTTTTCTCTTGCGGGAGACCCTGTAGTAGAATTGGCACTTCCCAGTAATGGAGAGATTTTAGATGATGTAGAAGTAGGTCCTGACGGAGATCTCTGGTTTTTTGCCAATTATCACTTGTACCGTTCTGAAAATAATGGTGATGATTGGGAAGAAGTTTCAGTGGAAGGAACAGGTACCCCCAATCGCGTCGGTTTCGGGCAGGACGATGTGGTCTATGTTTATTGGTTTAGGAACCCAATCCTTCATAGTTCATCTGATGATGGAGCAAATTGGGAGCTTGCAATTGATTTGTCCACGGAAACCGATACTGGGCTTATTCCAGTTCCACTAGCCTCAGGAGCTGAGCTCTTTTATCAAACGGATTGTAAAAGCACGATCATCAGGACTACTGACGGAGGACTCACTCATGAAAATATTTTTTACAATATCCGTCAATCAAAAATCATAGGATTGAGCGGAAGAGCCACTGAACGTTTATACGTTAAATCTTGTGGTATAGGATTTCAGTTTACAGAAGACAATGGACTGGATTGGGAGCGTATAAAAATAAATAATCAGCAAGCTCAAGTCTTAAGCGTTGGGCCGAACAATGAACTTCTTGCTAGTGATTACGCTAATAATTATTACGTGTCGGTAGATGAAGGGCAGAGTTGGCAAGAAATTTTTATCCCCAGTACAGCGGAGTTTTATCTTGATAAAGGCTATTTTTTTCCCAACAATACCATTGTGATGGGCGGAGAGTTTGGAGATATCTTCTATTCACTTGATGGAGCGGAGGGGGAGATTCAACGTTATTATCCTCCTGATTATCTTGGCGAAATATATTACCATCCCGAAGATTACCTTTTTACCCTGAATTCAGAAGCATCTTTGGGAACCCGAATGGAGCGCATCGATATGAACACGAACAGCGGTGGATTGCTAGAGAACCTGCCTTTCGATAACTTTTTGCCCATTCAACTGGTCATCACTCCACAAGGGACCATTTATTATTTGGGGAAATCATCACTGGGCACTCCGGTTACTAAAATATTTCGCTCCGATGACCTCGGAGACAGTTTTTATGAAGTTTTCTCCCTTCCAACGGATCCCTTCCAATTTAATCTCCAATCTTATAGTTTGATGCTGGATCCCATTGGAAACATCTACCTGTTTACGGGGACGGAGATTATTTTGAGCACCGATCAGGGGATTTCCTGGCAGACTTACCTCTCCGATTTGCCGGGACAAGGCAGCGAGGGAGGCATCTATATTGATGCCGATAATTACCTGTATCTGTTGCGTTCTGCTGGGCAGATTTACCGTTCAGCAGTACCTCTGGTAGCGCTAGGGGAAGTGTCAGGCACTTTATGGAATGATCGTAATGAAGATTGTCTGACCCAAGAAGCAAACGAACCCTTTTTGTCTTCTTGGTTGGTTGCCGCTACTGGCAATACATGGACCTTTTATACCTCCACCAATAACAATGGAGCTTACCGCCTTTCCTTGCCGGAGGGCTCTTTTACGCTTGGTCCGGTGGTGAATCATCCACTGTATAGCGCATGTTTAGCAGATGCTTCGGTGGAAGTGGTTATAGATGAAGCCATAGCCTTGGATTTTCCGGTGGAGCCTACATTGCTGTGTCCGCTGATCACTGCCAACGTTTCGGTACCACTTTTGCGGCGTTGTTTTGATAATATCTACACCGTTCGGGTTTGTAATGAGGGTACCCAGGTGGCCGATGATACCCATATCAGCATCACGCTAGATGAGTTTTTTGTTTATCAAACCAGTACACTGGATCCTGTGGAGGTAGGTGGGCAAACCTACACCTTCGCCCTGGGCGATCTTCCTTCCGGCACTTGTACGACTTTTAACCTTACGGTGAACCTATCTTGTGAGGCCGAATTAGGACAGGAACACTGTGTCAGTTGGAGTACCACCCCCGACAATGAATGCGCACCTGCTTATCTTTCCCCAGTATCGGTTGAGTGCCAGCATAACATCGGTTCCTACGATCCTAACGACAAACGTGCCTTCGTCAATGGTTACGAAACAATAGACTTTCTCGTTCCTGATGCCGAACGCCTGACTTACCATATTCGCTTTCAGAATACCGGCACCGACACGGCTTTTACGGTGCTCATCGAAGATAAATTACCCTCCGAACTAGATGTGACCACCTTCCATCTGGAAAACAGCAGCCATCCCTGTGAAGTGAATATTGTTCCCGGTGATGCGGTCGATACCCACAAATTGAACTTCCTTTTTCGCAATATCCTCCTACCGGATTCTACCACCAATGAGCCCGCTTCCCACGGTTTTGTCAGATTCTCCATGGCACCAAAAGCAGGCTTGACCTTAGGAGAAGACATCAACAATTTCGCGGATATTTTCTTCGATTTTAATGAGCCAATACGAACGAATACGGTAGCATTGGAATACAATTATCCCAGTTCAGTAAGTACCTCTCCACGCAGTAAGCCGGTCGTCTACGTTTATCCGAATCCCACTACCGGAAGGATCAACCTGACCCTGGCCGATGACGTTTTGCTACCCCTCACCGTCGTCTGTTACAATACCCAGGGTCAAGCCCTGAACCATCACACCCTAAGCGAAAAGAACACCATCTTAGATTTAAGTGGCTGGTCCCCCGGTTTGTACTTTTTACAAATCATGGCAAAGGAAGGGCAATTACAAACGGTGAAGGTTGTTGTGGATTGA